TTTCAAATAGCCCCCCCTCTTCCCCGTCGAGTCTTATCGCAATCTTGCTGCCTGTCAGTCCCCCCAGTGTCTTCATATATTCGCTGTCTAATGCCTTTCCAACCATCAGGAATCCCAGCGGTGTTGAGACTCTTAAGTAGTCACTCGATGGCTGTATCGGCGCCCCGAATATCTCCAAAAGCGCGTTTTCATGCTTCAGATAAAAATGACAGAACCATCCCCTCGAAAAAACCCGGGCAAGCTCTATGTCAGAAAAAGGGGTAACCATCAGAGCGCAGGAATCAAGGTTACTCAAGAAATAAACCGGAGAAAAATCTCTTCCCAGTACCCAAACCGCGTTAGAATTGTAGGTAGTCAGCGCCGCTTCCAGGTTCTCCCGCGCCCAGCTGCTGTCGGGATCTCTCACGAATCGCACCATGTCGTCCCAGAAACTATAATCATAGGCGAATGTCTGTGACGCATGCCCCTCCAGTTCCAGCACCATATCAAGAAGATTAGTCCGCTCATCCGCCTGCTCCTGGGCAATCAGCTCCACCCGTTTATTGTCGTAATGGCGCGTTACCGAGAGACCAAGCAGGAAAAATCCGGCAAGCGACAAGATTAAAACCGTTAAGCGAACCTGTGTCTTCATCTTTGTTTATTCAGTAGGACAATCATTCTCGTGAAAATCGACAAAATCCCGCCTCTTTTTCGCCCCCATTATTACCTTATCCTCCTCAACCAAACGATATCGATATTATCGGCAAATCCCCACTAATCTCCAGTTGCGACTTTTCCGCTTGATTCTCTATTCTATTGCGTCACAATGAATTGGCAAAATCGCGATATTCTGGGGTCTCTTGACCGATTTCCGCGCCAGGAACGGATATCGCTCTCTGCGAAAAATCTGCCAAATTCCCACTTTGTGATTGCATAAAAAGTCAAACAGTGCCATAATCTGCTCTTAATATTCTATCGCATTTGGCTTGGTCAGCTTAGATGAAAAAAGAAATTAGAAATAAATCCGCGAGTCTCCAGGGGCTCCGTATTATGCCCCTTACTCCGGGCCGCTGGGATGACCTGGTCAGACTATTCGGCGAGCGGGGCGCTTGCGCCGGTTGTTGGTGCATGTGGTGGCGATTAAAGCGCTCTATCTGGTTGGCTCAAAAAGGGGAAGGCAATAAAAGGGCATTGAAGGCACTTGTGGAGCAGGGCAAACGTCCCGGATTGCTGGCTTATCTGGGCAAGACGCCTATCGGCTGGTGTGCCGTCGCCCCGCGTGAGGAATATATCGCGCTTGAAAAATCCCGAATTCTAAAAAGAGTTGATGACCTTCCTGTATGGTCGGTCGTTTGCTTCTTTATCGCCAGGCCGTATCGACGTCTCGGGGTCACTTCGGCTCTGCTTAAGGCCGCCGTCGAACTGGCCGCTCGCAACGGCGCCGTCGCCGTCGAAGGTTATCCCACCGACCCCAAAAGCAATCAGCCGGACGTTTTCGTCTTTACCGGATTACTTTCCGCCTTCCGAAAAGCCGGATTCCGGGAGGTTGCTCGACGGTCTCCCGGGAGGCCTATTATGAGATATCTGATTGAAACGCCCGGAAAAAAATAAATCGGTTGCGCGAGGGGAAAAGCGGTTACCCGATTAAGCCTTCACTTTTGCCGCATTCTTTATAGAATTTATTTCCGGAATTACGCCAAGCACCGGATATCCGACAAATTCTTCAACCTGCTCGATGCTCTTGAGCGAATTATCCAGAAGTTCTGCCAGAAGCGCCGCTCCTCCGCCGAGCGCCAGTCCGACAAAAATCCCCATAATCAGGATTTTGAGACGGTCCGGTTTCACCGGTGATAACGGAACTTTGGCCGGCTCCACTACTTTAAACTGCGCTTCCTGAAGCAGCGCCTGTGATATCTGCGAACTTTCCTGTTGCTCTTTGAATCGGTCGCGGAGTTCCCGCGCCGCATTTATCTCACGATTCAACTGGTCCAGCTTTGCCTGATATGCCGGTATGGAATTTATCTTATCGGTCAAATCAGCCAACGCCAGTTTCAGATTGTTAGACTTCGAATAGAGTACATCGAGGTCGGCGCGCACATTGAACAGCCGGGCTATATTATCGCGGGTCGCCTTGTCGTAACTGGCGAATTGCTGCTCCACCAGCTCGCGATGCTCATCTTCCAGAGTGCCGATATAGCTGTACAGCTTGGTTTTAAAATTCAAGATCTCCGGGTCCGACCAGCGATATTTTGGCATCAGGTTGGCGACCGAGACCAGCAAATTCTGAATTTCCGCCTTGATTCTCTTGAGGTTATTTGATTCTTCCAGAGTCAGTTTCGTCGCTGGAATGTCGACCAGTTTAGCAAGCAACCTTCTCTCTTCGTCCTTCTTCTCTTCTATTTCAATGTTGGTCCCT
The Candidatus Zixiibacteriota bacterium DNA segment above includes these coding regions:
- a CDS encoding GNAT family N-acetyltransferase, with protein sequence MPLTPGRWDDLVRLFGERGACAGCWCMWWRLKRSIWLAQKGEGNKRALKALVEQGKRPGLLAYLGKTPIGWCAVAPREEYIALEKSRILKRVDDLPVWSVVCFFIARPYRRLGVTSALLKAAVELAARNGAVAVEGYPTDPKSNQPDVFVFTGLLSAFRKAGFREVARRSPGRPIMRYLIETPGKK
- a CDS encoding Wzz/FepE/Etk N-terminal domain-containing protein; the protein is MDNDKTKKSLDLSDIFAIAWKRKWLIFIPLVLVAISAYAGSYLITPEYQSSVIIWFGNPVQMTDQLRRMVGDATDVLGSERHRSEELKSMQNEVTSSPFLRQLVQNLRLDQDPSLDKKVAKMRASRPDMSPEQIKFEVLADELRDRIFVNFAGWEQVRISVLSTSPRLARDMAQNLGEILMTEKRRQQLGSVRLSQDFTYDQLSKYEKDLQDKIDELTEFQKKFMGYQLNEMVVSDSNRKAITSEIEGTNIEIEEKKDEERRLLAKLVDIPATKLTLEESNNLKRIKAEIQNLLVSVANLMPKYRWSDPEILNFKTKLYSYIGTLEDEHRELVEQQFASYDKATRDNIARLFNVRADLDVLYSKSNNLKLALADLTDKINSIPAYQAKLDQLNREINAARELRDRFKEQQESSQISQALLQEAQFKVVEPAKVPLSPVKPDRLKILIMGIFVGLALGGGAALLAELLDNSLKSIEQVEEFVGYPVLGVIPEINSIKNAAKVKA